Proteins from one Fragaria vesca subsp. vesca linkage group LG6, FraVesHawaii_1.0, whole genome shotgun sequence genomic window:
- the LOC101313241 gene encoding protein NDR1-like has product MADHQRIHPVQDVEAVLPHAPDAPLVPRGDSKSDKGDPTGREIEAGQYYSPFQGRRIPVMHSTPPKKRSCFRKCLCWTICLLLLQVIVVAITGGIIYLVFRPKLPKYTVSKLQITQFTLNDDQSLNATFDVSITARNPNKKIGIYYEGGSRINVWYTNTKLCEGGLPKFYQGHRNTTELVVPLSGQTQDASGLLTTLQQQQQQTGNVPITLRVRQPVRIKLGSFKLPKFKFVVRCRLLVDSLSENNDISIQSSSCKFRLRL; this is encoded by the coding sequence ATGGCAGATCACCAGAGAATCCATCCGGTCCAAGATGTTGAAGCAGTACTACCGCACGCCCCAGATGCACCCTTGGTACCAAGGGGAGATTCTAAATCGGATAAAGGCGATCCAACGGGCAGGGAGATAGAGGCCGGGCAGTATTATTCTCCATTCCAAGGACGTAGAATTCCCGTGATGCACTCAACACCACCTAAGAAAAGAAGTTGTTTTCGTAAATGCCTTTGTTGGACTATCTGCCTGCTCTTGCTGCAAGTGATTGTGGTTGCGATCACCGGTGGTATTATATACCTTGTTTTCCGACCAAAGCTTCCCAAATACACGGTGAGCAAACTGCAGATAACCCAGTTCACTCTCAACGATGATCAAAGCTTAAATGCTACATTCGATGTGAGCATCACAGCCCGGAACCCCAACAAAAAGATCGGCATCTACTATGAAGGCGGGAGCCGCATAAATGTGTGGTACACAAACACTAAACTCTGTGAAGGAGGTTTGCCTAAATTCTACCAGGGTCACCGGAACACGACTGAACTTGTAGTACCCCTCAGTGGACAAACTCAAGATGCAAGCGGCCTGCTCACCACACTCCAACAACAGCAGCAACAAACTGGCAATGTTCCGATCACTCTCAGGGTTCGGCAACCAGTAAGGATTAAGCTTGGCAGCTTCAAGCTCCCAAAGTTCAAGTTTGTAGTCAGGTGCAGGTTGTTGGTTGACAGTCTTTCAGAGAATAACGATATTAGCATTCAAAGCAGTAGCTGTAAGTTCAGACTTCGGCTATGA
- the LOC101304895 gene encoding uncharacterized protein LOC101304895, protein MVWGFFPADPLSGEDTYYIFARGTYKVGRKGCDVNIAEDKGVSRVHAEIVVDSMVSALPRQTKSSVLSSKVRIRDCSKYGTYINKNLTSMEKIHDLPNKETSLRDGDLVSFGTGTAVFRFSFVPLNLFACCPEKSQVNHPLQEKISSIGACITYHWSQECTHVLVDHVMPMKEDLLDAIMKKKPFVVGTWVEFLAEKNILTEFPCYTPFSPTMTVDGTSVKLADPRSRENCLAGYAFLLDSTLVYRFGDRLQSLLEISGAKILYVEGFKSNSQIPDCAVSDHDVCVVPERLSDDYCDKLGSLLRVKELDLLCAILNGRLDPSMLKSPCVVVSSSCSTDETVVADSDVEETATSVLGTVSLGTGVAENVPHETSINHAVHKLENDFVMSSRRSGDISTISGKIDDSESGIADIIYSQDLIVRDKSIPCTIVHSANNRFINFKRFRKTNIQSGNSFNNLIPFSKDPYNDSDYGNEEVVQSVKDEKRRKHREAISEELFNTEQGRRHGVAGSLRGILGHGK, encoded by the exons ATGGTTTGGGGTTTCTTCCCCGCCGACCCCCTATCAG GTGAGGATACATACTATATCTTTGCTAGAGGAACTTACAAAGTGGGTCGGAAAG GTTGTGATGTAAATATTGCAGAGGACAAAGGAGTTTCTAGGGTTCATGCAGAAATAGTTGTTGATTCAATGGTATCAGCTCTCCCTCGGCAAACTAAATCTTCAGTTTTATCCTCCAAAGTCCGAATTAGAGACTGCTCAAAATATGGAACTTACATTAACAAGAACCTTACATCAATGGAAAAGATTCATGACTTGCCGAATAAAGAAACATCACTTAGAGATGGGGACTTGGTTTCATTTGGAACTGGTACCGCTGTCTTCAG ATTTTCCTTTGTTCCACTGAATTTGTTTGCATGCTGCCCGGAAAAATCTCAAGTGAATCATCCTCTTCAAGAAAAAATTTCATCAATCG GTGCTTGCATCACCTATCATTGGAGTCAGGAGTGCACGCATGTGCTTGTTGACCATGTCATGCCAATGAAAGAAGATCTATTGGATGCTATTATGAAGAAGAAACCTTTTGTAGTTGGAACTTGGGTTGAG TTTCTTGCAGAGAAGAATATTCTCACTGAGTTTCCGTGTTACACACC CTTTTCTCCAACAATGACAGTGGATGGAACATCGGTCAAACTTGCAGACCCAAGAAGTCGAGAAAACTGTTTAGCAGGATATGCATTTTTGTTGGACTCGACACTTGTG TATAGGTTTGGTGATCGGTTGCAGTCCTTACTGGAAATCAGTGGTGCAAAGATTCTTTACGTTGAAGGATTTAAATCAAATAGCCAA ATCCCAGATTGCGCAGTCAGTGATCATGATGTTTGTGTTGTCCCAGAACGGTTGTCTGATGATTACTGTGATAAGCTTGGGTCACTATTACGAGTGAAGGAACTAGACTTATTATGTGCCATATTGAATGGACGGCTGGATCCATCGATGTTAAAATCACCTTGTG TAGTTGTCTCATCTTCATGCTCAACAGATGAAACTGTGGTAGCTGATTCTGATGTAGAAGAAACAGCCACATCAGTTCTGGGAACTGTATCTCTTGGCACTGGAGTTGCTGAGAATGTGCCCCATGAAACATCCATAAATCATGCAGTTCACAAATTGGAGAATGACTTTGTCATGAGCTCTAGACGCAGTGGTGACATATCAACCATAAGTGGCAAGATTGATGATTCTGAAAGTGGGATTGCTGATATTATTTATAGCCAAGATTTGATTGTGCGAGATAAGAGCATACCTTGTACCATTGTTCATAGTGCAAACAACAGATTCATAAATTTCAAACGCTTCAGAAAG ACAAATATTCAGTCTGGGAATAGCTTCAACAATCTCATTCCATTCTCCAAGGACCCATATAA TGATTCTGACTATGGGAATGAGGAAGTGGTACAGTCTGTGAAGGACGAGAAAAGGAGAAAGCACAGGGAAGCTATATCTGAAGAATTATTTAATACAGAACA GGGTCGACGTCATGGTGTAGCTGGTTCTCTACGTGGGATACTTGGTCATGGAAAATGA
- the LOC101313541 gene encoding uncharacterized protein LOC101313541: MLQGIGNLPRFKGVIEKAKSFTIYIYAHHKTLALMRKYTKKRDIVRPGVTRFATAFLTLQSLMEKKNELRAMITSSEWSETKHAKSVKGKAAMNIALSASFWNGVSLSLKVFAPLVKVLRIVDGDRKPSMGFVYGELIRAKEEIKKVFKDQEAHYRPILDIVDAKARDRLDSPLHVAAYLLNPYYTFADPSLENDEVVMDGFFTCVEKLFPDIQTQNLVINIELHKYLKKEGLFGRNVAKEGCKQNDDAYDPVGWWNLYGNNVPTLKKMAKRILALTTSSSGCERNWSAFEGIHTKKRNRLDTTRLNNLVYVQFNARILNKKRREKEKNVDVLIASEANMAQGWIVDGGDDDVVSDLPSERVGEESGVDGGLEPRRGPRIQEIRELDEDDFISDDEEEIDDL; encoded by the exons ATGCTTCAAGGAATTGGCAACCTTCCTAGATTCAAAGGAGTCATTGAGAAGGCAAAGAGCTTCACCATCTACATTTATGCACATCACAAGACTTTGGCATTGATGAGAAAGTATACGAAGAAAAGAGACATAGTGAGGCCGGGAGTTACAAGATTTGCAACCGCTTTCCTCACTTTACAAAGCTTGATGGAGAAGAAGAATGAGTTGAGAGCTATGATTACTAGTAGTGAATGGAGTGAAACCAAGCATGCAAAGAGTGTAAAGGGGAAGGCGGCCATGAATATTGCTTTGAGTGCTTCTTTTTGGAATGGGGTAAGTCTTTCTTTAAAAGTTTTTGCTCCTTTAGTCAAGGTGTTGCGTATTGTTGATGGGGATAGAAAGCCATCAATGGGCTTTGTGTATGGAGAGCTAATTAGAGCTAAAGAGGAGATTAAAAAGGTATTCAAAGATCAAGAAGCTCATTATCGGCCAATTCTTGACATTGTTGATGCGAAAGCCCGTGATCGACTTGATAGTCCATTGCATGTAGCGGCCTACCTCTTAAATCCTTACTACACATTTGCCGATCCAAGCCTTGAAAATGATGAGGTGGTCATGGATGGATTTTTTACTTGTGTTGAGAAATTATTTCCCGACATCCAAACTCAAAATTTGGTGATAAATATAGAGTTGCATAAGTATTTGAAGAAAGAGGGTCTATTTGGAAGGAATGTAGCCAAGGAGGGATGCAAGCAAAATGATGACGCATACGATCCGG TTGGATGGTGGAACCTTTATGGAAACAATGTGCCAACCTTGAAAAAAATGGCAAAAAGGATCCTTGCATTGACCACAAGTTCATCGGGATGTGAAAGAAATTGGAGTGCTTTTGAGGGG ATCCATACAAAGAAAAGGAATAGACTAGACACAACAAGGTTAAATAATTTGGTCTATGTCCAATTCAATGCAAGAATTCTTAACAAGAAGAGAAGAGAGAAAGAGAAGAATGTGGATGTACTAATTGCTAGTGAAGCTAATATGGCACAAGGATGGATTGTTGATGGTGGTGATGATGATGTTGTTTCGGATCTTCCTAGTGAAAGGGTTGGAGAGGAATCGGGAGTAGATGGTGGCTTAGAGCCTAGGAGAGGTCCTAGAATCCAAGAAATTAGGGAACTTGATGAGGATGATTTTATATCCGATGATGAAGAGGAAATAGATGACTTGTAA